CTGCCAGGCAGTACCAGCTTGCCTGCCAGGCATTCTTATTACCCCTCGAGACACTTTGTACTTTCACAGCAAGAGCTCTGTAATCGTGTCCAGAGGTCCTCCTGTAGCTATATAAATATTTGTCTTGGGTATGCTTTTATACACCACCAAATTCCTAGCACTGAGTGGGCCTTCCTGGGATGGGGGAGGCTGAGCATCAGCCTCTAACCACAGGGCATTGACTTGGGTGTTTGGATATGGAAAGTTAGATTCTTGACTCAGTACTGCTGGAGGCTTGAATGGGACTGAATCAGCTAACACAACTTGTGGAAACAGCAGGGTTATGGAGATTCAAGTCAGACATTGAGTGTGAATCTTAGTTCTACTTTTCACTGCCTTCCCTTGAAGACAATACTTAATCTTTCTGGGCTTGGGCTACTTTGTCTGTGAGACATATTTACTTTGAGAGATTTCTTTGAGAATTAAATGACAAGCACCATATACAGCACTAGCATATAGTTTCACCTTGACAAATTTATGGTATCCATTATAACAACTAACctttctgcatttattttttgtctcaacAATATAGTAGAAAGACTCGTAGTTTGAATCTTGGCTTTCATTATTAGCTTGTATTTCCTGGCAGTAATAATTAAAagcagggggccaagtggtggcacatctggttgagtgcacacattacaatgcacaaggacccaggctcaagtccctggtccctacttgcagggggaaagatcatgagtggtgaaacagggctgcaggtgtctgtctctctccctctctatcttccctacccttttgatttctggctgtctctatccaataaataaagataagtttttaaaaacttaaaaaaataatcaaaaacaaTGCTTATCAGACTCAAGTGGTGActgggaggtgatacagtggatagCCCAAaattctgagtttgatctcagCACCACATATGTAAATGATGTTCTGTAACTCACGTCCAAAAGGCAAATGCATATTTCTTTAACTTGACAACTATCCTGAATTAAATACTGCTGTACCTCCATTTACTGAAGGCCAGTTGTACAGTCAAGGTAATACCACAAAAAGCAGAGGAGACTTGATAAaaattcaggatttttttttcattttaggatgtagctcagtggtagagtatatgCCTCTCATGTgtgatccctaacaccaccagAAAGTCAGTAAAAATACAGGAGATGGTACaatggactcccaagcatgaggtcctttcTTTAAGTCCCaatatcacatgtgctagagagaTACTCTGGTGCGTTGTCATTCTCCTCTACCATCCCCTCCACATCCCCCCTTCTTCacgctcccctccccctgcccctttttctcccctttcctctcttatCTCTTAATTCTCTCTTGTTCTTCCctgctctctcataataaataaaccagtctttaaaaaaaaattaggacctTTTTGATTCTATATCTGGTAGTTATGATTAATAGCTATCATTTCtcagtaaatgaataaagtaaGTCTCAGATGGAAAGATAAATACGATGTTTTGTACATAAATACTCAGATGAATATAGGTAGCTTCTTAACATCTGAGTGACTTTTAACTCAGACTCTGAGTATTGGAAGTAACAGCAAAAATAAGGGTGATTGGAAGAGGTCTTAGTAGGACTGGCAACCCTACATTCCCATCCCACTCTGTCTTGTTCTTGCATTCTGACATGGTTTCCTGTCTTTTGTTCTAAGCAGCAGACTTGTTTGGATTGTAAGAAAAATTTCTGCATGACCTGTTCGAGCCAAGTAGGGAATGGgcctcgtctctgtcttctctgccaACGATTCCGAGCCACAGCTTTTCAACGAGAGGAGCTCATGAAGATGAAGGTGAAGGACCTGAGGGACTATCTCAGCCTCCATGACATCTCTACAGAAATGTGCCGGGAGAAAGAGGAGCTGGTGCTCTTGGTGCTTGGCCAGCAGCCTCAGGAGGGAAGGACTCACACCACCACCTTGTCCCCTGACTTCTCTGAACAGCAGTCCTTCCTGACCCAGCCACACACCAGCACAGTACCGTCTACCTCACCCAACCTCCCTTCTTCACCCACACAAGCCACCTCTGTCCCCCCAGCCCAGGCTCAGGAAAACCAGCAGGTATGGACCCTTTGCCAAATTTCTGCCAACTTCAAGGCTCATTTTCCTCTCCTGCCTGTGTTGTGGGAGTGGAGAGTGAGTTTAAGTCTTTTGATTATGTGAAACTTCTCTGTTCACTGATGCATGCATCAGTTTTTCTGAATATCAGACTTCtgcattgacttttttttcagatgaTTGTGCCCAtcctatactttttttaaaatcatcttttataaaatttttttattagatagagacagccagaaattgagagtgatgggagagaggcagagagacacctgcaatcctgcttcaccacttgtgaagcttcccccctgcaggtggaggttgggggcttgaacctgggtccttgcacactgtaatatgtgcactcaaccaggtgagccactacctggccccccccactttttaaaagtattttattttatttttgagagagatgcagagagagaaagacacagagagaaacaccagagcactgctcagctctggcttattgtggtgtgggggattgaacctaggattttgaagccccagacatgagagtctctttgcataaccattatgctatctacccctacctggtgttttttgttttaattttattttttaaacttttgtttatttatcagagcactgctcaactctggctgagtCATGCTGGGGAGTAAACCTAGGACCTCTAAGCCCCAGACATAAAGgtcttgcatgaccattatgctatctcccctcagtTGTTTTTAATACATACAgacatttgttttaaaaaataaatcattattcCAGAATTCATTATATTCcagaaatattttgagaaaattcACACTTAGCTCTCTAAATTTAGTTCTGCTCAGATTGCCCTCTAACTTACTCACCTTTGTTGAGGTCTATTTATCAGCTGGCTGGGGAACTTAGTTCCTTAGTAACAATTACATGGAgcctagaaagaaaaaggaacatgtAGAGAGAAGATAGTGAATTAAATAGTGACCAAGGCAAgcacactgctgctgctgctgctagtcACTATTTGGGCATGGGGAGTGGTTGGcgtactgttgacagtaaactgCCTTAACATCATCTCAGAGGGCCTTGCAAATGGTGAGCTTAGAGCAGCACATACTGACCTATGAGCCAGGCATGGGATGTACAGAAATGAGTCATACATTGCCTCTGCTCTCAGAAAGCCCTTTTACTGGGAAGGGTAAACGGACAAATCAACTATTGAATTAGAGTAAAGGCCTATGATTTAACTATCTGGTAACAAGTGGTTACATCCCATAGGTGACATATCACTAAGTGCCTCTGTGAACCTGGTAGTTATATGGTCTGGGCACAGTGAGAAGACTAGTGCCTAGAAGATCCAGGTTCACATGCAGTCTTGTCACTGACTCTTTGGTCTCCTTAGATAGATTTAGCCCTTCAGCAGTGAAGTGGGATTAATCTTTCCAGACTATTCTCCCTTTTGCCAGGATACTGGGAATATTGGCTAGTGTTATATTATGTCTCAAGAACTTGGATAAACTTAGAACTAGCATAGTACTACTGTAAGTTTCCACACAGGATGTGGATGTCTACAACCTCTTGCTTGTGACCACTTCTTTTGCCAGGAATGGGGGTTCCtgactcagctcctgacaggcaCTGAGGCATAAAGGCCAGCATGATAGCATAATTTACCTGCAGTGAACTCATTTAGTTCTATTGTTGACATGCTTTCTCCccgacgtttttttttttttcttcagttgtttgtttttaatacatACATATCTCagacatttgttttttaaaaaatcattattccAGAATTCATCATATTCcagaaatattttgagaaaattcACACTTAGCTCTCTAAATTTACTTTTGCTCAGATTGTCCTCCAACTTACTCACCTTTGTTgaggtctattttatttatttaatagttaaGCTGGAGGTTAACCCTTTCCTAAACTCTGCTGCTTAGGTTTTACCTCTGCTCTAACTTTGAGCTTGCCTTCTAATTACAGGgaactgtgagaggaacttgaaGAAATTGCTTTTCCCTCGAGAAGCTTAAGTGATTTTCTTCAATGAGGAAGTAGGCATGTCATTAAACAAAAATGACTTGCACCTACAGTCATACTCTGCACCGAGTTTCATTTGGTCCTTTTTctttagttcttttctttttaaaaaaaattttttttattggcttcatttattggatagagacagctagacatcaagagggaggggtgatagagagggagagagacagagagacacctgcagcactgcttcaccacttgcaaagctttctccttgcaggtggggccagggcttgaacccaggtcctcgtgcattgtaacatgtgtgctcaaccaggtgcgccaccacccagcccctaggttATTTTCAGAGGGCTTTCTTTTTAACTTGTATCCCTCCTGGGAAATATAAGGTAGGAAAAACAGGTAGGAGAGATGGTGAGACGTACAGTAAtagtgcacaggacttgtattcgaggggtcctaggttcagttcctggtaacaccaatagccagagctgatcagtgctctagtcaagaaaacaaagcaacaacaataaaaattggtAGGGGGAAGTAGTTTGTAGAAGGCTGCCTGACAACTCCATGAGGAGTTGTGCCTAGAATGCAAATCTTCTCATAATGCTAGCTCCACTAGGGTGCTTACCTTTACCTTTAATACCCTGACAGTAGCTGCTAGGGAAGGAAGGGTGTGGAACAAGCATAACTGGACAGATACTAATTGTAGATTTTGAAATAATCATTGGACAAACTGAAAAGAACAGAGCATGTGTTACAGCTTGaggttcatttttatctttctggggactgggggggAGGCAAATTCTGAAAGAATTTTTGTAATTCTATGGTGATACTATACAGGTCAGTGGCTCATCACATCGACATAAAGCCAAGAGAAAACTAGAGGTGGTGATGAAGATACTGTTTTGGAAGCATCTTCATTCATGTATCATCACTTGTCATTTTTGGTGGtggttctttctgcctttctttccatttctacttttcttttgttTGCCTCTTCTTATTTAGCTCCATACTGTACATCTGAATCTAGAGTGAATATCTGGGATCAGCATTTGATTGTTCTCCTAGGTTGTCCCTTTACTGATACTAATGGAAAAGGTCTCTTTGCTCTGAATTCACAACATATATACTCTTTGGAGGAAGCACTGGGGAAAGAGGATCTAGCTAGAGTTTGTTGTTTAAGTGATAGGATTAGGAGGTGCACAGCTCTGAAAAAAATGTGAAGGAGAACCTAGGAAGACAAAATGAAACTCCTTAAGCATAGGCAATTGACATATGCAGTCTTAGGCTACTAGATTCTTAGATGCATTAAAATGATTtttgaggggccagatggtggcacacctggttgagtgcacatactacaatgcactgagacccaggtttgagccccagtccccacctgcaagaggaaagctttgcgagcagtaaagcaatgctgcaggtgtctccctgtgtctcttcctctatatcttccccttctctcttgatttctgtctctatccagtaaagataactaaaaccaaaattttaaatagattttGAAAAGATTTCAAGACAGCTCTTAGTAATAGTGTCTCCTTCCTCTTGAAGCCCATTTCTAGAATGGTAGAATAATGACTGATCAGAAGATAGGGGATAGAATGAGGAGTATCTGGAAATTTTGTCTCATCTGGACCAGACTAGGAAACCAGGAAGAACTGgttggaggaagggaagacatgaTGTGAATAGTTTGTAAAACAATACTGGACATTGGTCTGAGGGACAGAACCAGCCATGGTGGGTAGAAGTTAGAGGGGAGGCAGTTTTGGGTGAGAGTCAAGAataaaaggatggcagaggatccAGCTGTAAATTAGATgtatttcttttctccccccatTTGGAGTATTCAAACTGAAACTGAACTGATGATGAGTAGCAGCCAACGCCATACTAGTGGTGAACAGAACTAATGCACTCTTGTAGAGTTGATATCTACTTGTATTATGTTTTTTGCCTAACAAAGTCAGTATCAGAGAGCCAGTATTTTTAATGCTGTTGTGCAAGACTCCAGACTTCTAGAGCAATGGGAATACATCTTGGACGTGGTATGTGATGTGGAAAAGGCCTGTGGTATGTGAATCCCTGAAGCCTCTCTGTGGATGTGATGGCACATTTCTCTTTCCACAGGCCAATGGCCATGTGTCTCAGGATCCAGAGGAACCCATCTGCCTGGAGAGCACAGCCAGAGCACCTGCTGAGGATGAGACCCAGGTGGGGCCTCTGCTCCGGTCTGTGCCTTTTCCTTTGCTCTTTCATTGATGTTCTTAGGTTGTCTAACAACTGCTCAGCAAACTCAGAATGGGAGCAAGAAGAGTCAGCCTGATGGTTCTGAAGTTCTCTGTGCAGGGgtagcatttattaatttttgaaacTGTCAGTTTGTTCATGAGGACTTGAGAGGTCACAAGGAAGCCTCAGACCCATTATGTTTCTAGTCTCTTGACTTTCTAAGAGCCGCCAAAGGTCGGGCTCCTGGTGCTCTACTGaaaatcttcttttcttttgcttctaaCACTTAGGAGGAATTATTAGGGGAAGGTCAGATCATCAGGAAGAGAGATAAGAAGTTTAGGCTTCTGCCATCAGGGCCACAAAATGGTGGTCAGGACTGCTTGCAGAGGAGTCCTTGCTAGGGAGTTCTGCCTCTTTCAGGGGAGAGAAAGGCCAGCTCCAAGCTGCAACATTAATCTTAACAGAAATTTATGTGGTAGGACTGCTATCTCATTTCTCCATTATTGAGGGTCAGACAAGCTTAAAGAAATAAGCaattttctgctttctttctttcttttcttttttttttttttaccagagcactgcccagctctggcttatggtgctgcaggcaATAGAGCCTGGgattttgcagcctcaggcattgagtcttttgcataaccattacactatctccacCATCCCCATTATTGTTTAATGGTAATTAGTGGAGGAGTTAGGATCCAAAATTAGGGCCATTTGACTTTCTTAGATTTATTGGTTGGTTTGTGGTTGTGTGTGcctgggcacagaactctgggtgAAGCAGAGACGGCTATGCAAATTATCACGTCAGGTACCCTTCTGCCTCTGTTCCTATTCTTGAAATCAGTCACTTGAAATGGGTATGATGAGTGCTCTAGGGTTCTTGCAGTGAGCTCTTGGAGAGGCAAATACTGAACACGCCCCTCTTTGTTTTTCCAGTCCATTGACTCAGAAGATAGTTTCATCCCCGGCCGGAGGGCCTCTCTGTCTGACTTGACTGACCTCGAGGACATTGAAAACCTGACTGTGCGACAACTGAAAGAGATCCTGGCTCGAAACTTCGTCAACTACAAGGGCTGCTGTGAGAAGTGGGAGCTAATGGAGAGGGTGACACGACTATACAAGGATCAGAAAGGACTCCAGCACCTGGGTGAGGGGGCTTCCTGGGAGCAGTTGCACAGAGTCCTGGAGGGTTTACTGTCACCTGACTATATTTCCATACCTTCAGCCGAGTTACTATATACATTTGTACTAAACTGTCATTT
Above is a window of Erinaceus europaeus chromosome 12, mEriEur2.1, whole genome shotgun sequence DNA encoding:
- the RFFL gene encoding E3 ubiquitin-protein ligase rififylin isoform X1; the encoded protein is MISSEHGSKDLSGRNWRQIAFCHGNVLKQAKSDFVMWATCCNWFCLDGQPEEASASQGARTQAYSNPGYSSFPSPTGSEPSCKTCGAHFASTARKQQTCLDCKKNFCMTCSSQVGNGPRLCLLCQRFRATAFQREELMKMKVKDLRDYLSLHDISTEMCREKEELVLLVLGQQPQEGRTHTTTLSPDFSEQQSFLTQPHTSTVPSTSPNLPSSPTQATSVPPAQAQENQQANGHVSQDPEEPICLESTARAPAEDETQSIDSEDSFIPGRRASLSDLTDLEDIENLTVRQLKEILARNFVNYKGCCEKWELMERVTRLYKDQKGLQHLVCGAEDQNGGAVPPILEENLCRICMDSPIDCVLLECGHMVTCTKCGKRMNECPICRQYVIRAVHVFRS
- the RFFL gene encoding E3 ubiquitin-protein ligase rififylin isoform X2: MISSEHGSKDLSGRNWRQIAFCHGNVLKQAKSDFVMWATCCNWFCLDGQPEEASASQGARTQAYSNPGYSSFPSPTGSEPSCKTCGAHFASTARKQTCLDCKKNFCMTCSSQVGNGPRLCLLCQRFRATAFQREELMKMKVKDLRDYLSLHDISTEMCREKEELVLLVLGQQPQEGRTHTTTLSPDFSEQQSFLTQPHTSTVPSTSPNLPSSPTQATSVPPAQAQENQQANGHVSQDPEEPICLESTARAPAEDETQSIDSEDSFIPGRRASLSDLTDLEDIENLTVRQLKEILARNFVNYKGCCEKWELMERVTRLYKDQKGLQHLVCGAEDQNGGAVPPILEENLCRICMDSPIDCVLLECGHMVTCTKCGKRMNECPICRQYVIRAVHVFRS
- the RFFL gene encoding E3 ubiquitin-protein ligase rififylin isoform X5; its protein translation is MWATCCNWFCLDGQPEEASASQGARTQAYSNPGYSSFPSPTGSEPSCKTCGAHFASTARKQQTCLDCKKNFCMTCSSQVGNGPRLCLLCQRFRATAFQREELMKMKVKDLRDYLSLHDISTEMCREKEELVLLVLGQQPQEGRTHTTTLSPDFSEQQSFLTQPHTSTVPSTSPNLPSSPTQATSVPPAQAQENQQANGHVSQDPEEPICLESTARAPAEDETQSIDSEDSFIPGRRASLSDLTDLEDIENLTVRQLKEILARNFVNYKGCCEKWELMERVTRLYKDQKGLQHLVCGAEDQNGGAVPPILEENLCRICMDSPIDCVLLECGHMVTCTKCGKRMNECPICRQYVIRAVHVFRS
- the RFFL gene encoding E3 ubiquitin-protein ligase rififylin isoform X3, giving the protein MISSEHGSKDLSGRNWRQIAFCHGNVLKQAKSDFVMWATCCNWFCLDGQPEEASASQGARTQAYSNPGYSSFPSPTGSEPSCKTCGAHFASTARKQQTCLDCKKNFCMTCSSQVGNGPRLCLLCQRFRATAFQREELMKMKVKDLRDYLSLHDISTEMCREKEELVLLVLGQQPQEGRTHTTTLSPDFSEQQSFLTQPHTSTVPSTSPNLPSSPTQATSVPPAQAQENQQSIDSEDSFIPGRRASLSDLTDLEDIENLTVRQLKEILARNFVNYKGCCEKWELMERVTRLYKDQKGLQHLVCGAEDQNGGAVPPILEENLCRICMDSPIDCVLLECGHMVTCTKCGKRMNECPICRQYVIRAVHVFRS
- the RFFL gene encoding E3 ubiquitin-protein ligase rififylin isoform X4, which codes for MISSEHGSKDLSGRNWRQIAFCHGNVLKQAKSDFVMWATCCNWFCLDGQPEEASASQGARTQAYSNPGYSSFPSPTGSEPSCKTCGAHFASTARKQTCLDCKKNFCMTCSSQVGNGPRLCLLCQRFRATAFQREELMKMKVKDLRDYLSLHDISTEMCREKEELVLLVLGQQPQEGRTHTTTLSPDFSEQQSFLTQPHTSTVPSTSPNLPSSPTQATSVPPAQAQENQQSIDSEDSFIPGRRASLSDLTDLEDIENLTVRQLKEILARNFVNYKGCCEKWELMERVTRLYKDQKGLQHLVCGAEDQNGGAVPPILEENLCRICMDSPIDCVLLECGHMVTCTKCGKRMNECPICRQYVIRAVHVFRS
- the RFFL gene encoding E3 ubiquitin-protein ligase rififylin isoform X6 — translated: MISSEHGSKDLSGRNWRQIAFCHGNVLKQAKSDFVMWATCCNWFCLDGQPEEASASQGARTQAYSNPGYSSFPSPTGSEPSCKTCGAHFASTARKQQTCLDCKKNFCMTCSSQVGNGPRLCLLCQRFRATAFQREELMKMKVKDLRDYLSLHDISTEMCREKEELVLLVLGQQPQEGRTHTTTLSPDFSEQQSFLTQPHTSTVPSTSPNLPSSPTQATSVPPAQAQENQQANGHVSQDPEEPICLESTARAPAEDETQSIDSEDSFIPGRRASLSDLTDLEDIENLTVRQLKEILARNFVNYKGCCEKWELMERVTRLYKDQKGLQHLVCGAEDQNDL